The Balneolales bacterium ANBcel1 DNA segment CGGTGGCGGCCCACCCGAGGTCGTTGTTATAAAAGGTGATGGCGTTGATCTGGTTTCCGTGTGGAGATGGATTCTGCCATTCCCAGGAGCCTGGCAATTGCGCATGGACATCCGGTAATAAGTTGATGAAAAAGAAGATAACGATACCTGTGCATGTGTATTTGTTTTTCATAGCGATAGCTTGGGGTTTGCATTCAGAAAGGTCAGTTGGAGACCATAAGTTGAGCACACTCTGCCACGGTCACAATACTTACAAGTAAGTATATTTTATATACTTGAGGCGAGCCCCGGACTATGCCTGCACGCGGGTTTGAGGATGTACGGGAACGGTAATCATCATTTCGGTGCCGGTTCCCGGAACCGATGTAACCATGATCTCCCCTTTCATGTAGCTGACGCGCTTCCGGATATTATCCAGCCCGATCCCGTTGGTTGATGAGTTTTCGAGGTCAAATCCCTTGCCGTTATCGTCGATGGTGAGGACCAGCTGGTCGCTGTGGCATATCAGCTGGATTTCCGCTTTATCCGCCTGACTGTGCTTTTCTATGTTTTGAAGCCCCTCCTGCACAATACGGAAAAGCTGAATGGTGATATCTTCCGGCAAATCATCCGGCACATCCACGGATTGAAAGGTATAGCTGATCGTGCTGCTTTGGTTGACTTCCAGCACCAACCGCTCGATTTGAGGTGCCAGTCCGACCAGCTTTAGTCCGGGCGGCGCAAGTTTCTGCGAAATAACCCGTACATCCTGAACAATTTCCTGAACATCACGGGTGATTCGCCGCATGTTGTTTTGGCCGGATTCGATCGTTCTGCGCAGCTGTCCGAGTTTGCTTCCGATGTTGTCATGCAGTTCCGCGGCCACCCGGCTGCGCTCTTTCTCCGTCCCCTGGATGTAGGCGCTCAGCTTTTCATTTTCCAGGCGATGGACTTTATCGGCCAGCGCAATTTGCCTTTTTTCAACAAAACGGACCTGCCAGGCCAGTCCGAAACTTAGAAAAACAATTTCCATCACGGATCCGATTTGAATCGGGGTAAAGAGAAGGTCAGGTGTCTGAATCAGTCCGAATTCACTCATGATAAAGATAGTGCCCGCGACAAAAATAAAGGAGAAGGCCAGGATAAAGAGGATTGCCGTGTTTCGTTCGATCGTCAAATATTTGAACGCGACCCAGAGCGCGAGGCTGATGGAAGCAAGGATATCAAAATAGAGCAGGTAGAGGATATAGGTTACATGCTGCTGGGCAAAGCTGGTAAAAAAAGCGTGCGTAAAGGCAATTCCAATAATTATGGCGCATAGTATCCAGAACAGCCGGTGTACAAGCGGATAGTTGTCGCGTGTCCTGAAATAGGACATGGTGAACATGTTGAAAGTAAAAACCAGAAGATAGCTCAGGCCAATGCGCGACGCCCCGCCGATGGTGGATGATTCGGGGTATAAGTATTGATGTGCCAATCCGATATCCACAAATACAAACAGGCCGACGCTCATCACATAGCAAAGGTACCAGAAATAGATACGTTGCAGAGTGAAAAGAAAAGCAACCAGGGTGGTCAGTACCACGATGCCGAAGATGCCGAAATAGAGCCCGAAATATGCGTAGTGGCGTTGCTGAACAGAGTTAAAGTCGGTCATCGTCCACATGCGAACGGGGTAGTTAATGGAAGAGCGCCGTTTGTCGAGCAGCAGCACGAAATCCGAACTGGTTTGCTGCGCAAGGTCCAAATCGAAAACAAAGTTGAAATGGGGCACCGGCCTGGTTGAAAAGGGACTGGTTCGGCCCGTATAAGCAATTTCAAACCAGTCGGACAGGCCGGATGGGGAATGCACGCGGGAGTACAGGCGAATGTGATTGATGTGGTTATTGGCAACTTCCAGATACCAGGTATTCGCATCCGACTTGTTTGCCAGGGTAAAGCCCATCCAGACAAAATGCTGGGCAAATCCGTAATAGTGATCGCCATATGTCTCGCTTTGCTGCAAACGCGCCCAGGCCTCCCCGGGAGTGAGCAGGGTGGCGGAAGTGTCCACTGCCGCATCCCCGGTAATCAGGGACCCGCTTAACGCCCGTTGCAACGGAGTGGCTGGTATCACATTGGCCGACAAAGGCGATGCCGGTTCCCTCCTGCTCATTTCCGAATCCGGCATTGGCAGCCTCTCATGCATATCCGTAGACTCCGAAACAGGTAGCACCTCCCCCGCTCTCATTGACTCAGATGCCGGTATCTCACTCCTCGTGTTAGCCGAAGCGTGATTTTCGGCCACTTCCGGAGTAAGTACGGCAATCGCAGAACAAGGCAAACCATGCATCCAAAAAAGGAGATTGCAGAAGATATATATCGTGTAGCATGCCATGCGTCAGGTCAGGCCATTGGAATGAGCGTAGGTAATCAGCTCCTTGATGTTGGATATTTTGAGTTTTTTGTAAATGTTCCGGCGGTGGGTATTGACCGTATGCGGACTCAGAAATAGTTTTTTTGCTATTTCGGCGGAGGTTTGTCCGGTTACAGTGAGGTGGATGATCTCCTTTTCTCTGGCGGTCAGAAAAAGGGCGTTCGCATCCTGATTACTCTCTTGCTGGAGGTACGGGAGGTTTTTGAACCAGGGCCTGCCGCGATTGATACAATCCATGGCATCCAGAAGCTCTTTCTCGCCAAAATCCTTCAGCAGATATCCGTCGGCGCCCATCTGCCTGACCTTTCTGATGAGGATGGGGTCGCGGTGCATGGTGAGAATAAGAATATATGTATCGGGATAGCGGGAACGGATATCGGGAATCAGATCGATGCCGTTGACATCCGGCAGGTTCAAGTCCAGCAGCAGGATATCCGGAGAGTGGTAACTCAATGCGGCCGTCAGCGCTTTCGCCGACTTGAAGAACTGCACCGGCTCGTATTTGCCGGAATTGGAGA contains these protein-coding regions:
- a CDS encoding 7TM diverse intracellular signaling domain-containing protein is translated as MSRREPASPLSANVIPATPLQRALSGSLITGDAAVDTSATLLTPGEAWARLQQSETYGDHYYGFAQHFVWMGFTLANKSDANTWYLEVANNHINHIRLYSRVHSPSGLSDWFEIAYTGRTSPFSTRPVPHFNFVFDLDLAQQTSSDFVLLLDKRRSSINYPVRMWTMTDFNSVQQRHYAYFGLYFGIFGIVVLTTLVAFLFTLQRIYFWYLCYVMSVGLFVFVDIGLAHQYLYPESSTIGGASRIGLSYLLVFTFNMFTMSYFRTRDNYPLVHRLFWILCAIIIGIAFTHAFFTSFAQQHVTYILYLLYFDILASISLALWVAFKYLTIERNTAILFILAFSFIFVAGTIFIMSEFGLIQTPDLLFTPIQIGSVMEIVFLSFGLAWQVRFVEKRQIALADKVHRLENEKLSAYIQGTEKERSRVAAELHDNIGSKLGQLRRTIESGQNNMRRITRDVQEIVQDVRVISQKLAPPGLKLVGLAPQIERLVLEVNQSSTISYTFQSVDVPDDLPEDITIQLFRIVQEGLQNIEKHSQADKAEIQLICHSDQLVLTIDDNGKGFDLENSSTNGIGLDNIRKRVSYMKGEIMVTSVPGTGTEMMITVPVHPQTRVQA
- a CDS encoding response regulator transcription factor; this translates as MSCSVYICEDHQIVIDGILRILSNSGKYEPVQFFKSAKALTAALSYHSPDILLLDLNLPDVNGIDLIPDIRSRYPDTYILILTMHRDPILIRKVRQMGADGYLLKDFGEKELLDAMDCINRGRPWFKNLPYLQQESNQDANALFLTAREKEIIHLTVTGQTSAEIAKKLFLSPHTVNTHRRNIYKKLKISNIKELITYAHSNGLT